A stretch of DNA from Oncorhynchus keta strain PuntledgeMale-10-30-2019 chromosome 17, Oket_V2, whole genome shotgun sequence:
gtgttgtcgtattggtttttttgtaggcattgggattgtggctgattaggggtgtgtctagattaggcttggctgcctgaggcggttctcaatcagattttcgttgtctctgattgggaaccatatttaggtatcctgggtttcactgtgtattttgtgggttattgttccggtctctgtgtagtgttcaccagataggctgttataggttttcacgttccgtttgttgttttgtatatattaagttatttcatgtatcactattcttcattaaagaacatgagtaaccaccacgctgcattttggtccgactctccttcaacagatgaACGGCGTTACAACCCTCCTTTAAAAAATGGACTGATTTGCTCCAAGTAGAGCAAACATACAGCATTCAACAGAAAGTGTCTCTTGCACTTGAAAAGCAAAAATCTATAGTTGGGATGACTTCAAAAACAGCATTACCGACAGTCTGTGCTTAGTGGGGCTGAGGTTGGCCAGTGACAGTGTCAGTTGAAGGGTCCTAAAGGGATGATAGGAAGTTCCTCTCACCACAGCCCCTTGTCCCCTAGGCCTAGGTTGTCATATGCTATTGTTGTCAGTATCACATCTTCTGGAGACCACCATCCACTCAGCTATGAAGAAGGATAGTGTGCCCAGGAAGCCCACTAGCACCATGATGAGCAGCTGCCAGTGCAGTAGTAGGTAGTTACTGTAGAAGAAGGCCAGGGCTGCCATGATGGACTGGACAAGGTAGAAGACAGCGAAGGCGGGAGCGCTGTCCTCCTGGAACATGTATCCCACAATGCTCAACAGCTGGGTGTTGATGCAGCTGTCTCCAAGGCCAAGCAGGAAGCTGCACAGCAGAGCCAACTCAACACTGGGGGTGATGAAGGCCTGCAGGTTTGTACCCTCCTCTGGGGCCAGAGGGGCGTCACTGGCGATGTTCAGGAAGATCAAGTAGAAGGCCACAAAGTGAGTGATCAGCCCCAACAGCACCACAGGGCTCCTCCCAAACCGGTTGCACTTGTTCAACATCCCAAACATGCCCCCTCCCAGGATCTCCCCAATGCCAATGAAAATGCCTGAGAGCCCAATCAGACTTTTGGCATTGTCCCCAAATTGAGTCATGGCCCCAATACACGTCCCATATACCCCACTGTAAAAGGTCAGCTCCAGGCCTGTGTATGCTATGAAGATGCTTAACAGCAGCATCTCTTTAGTGACAGACAGCTGCAATGCCTTCCTGAAAGCATCCAGAGCCTGGGAACCGAGACCTTGAGGGACTACAACAACAGAGGCACTCTCTGAGGACTCAGCCTGCAGCAGTGACTCAGATTCATCAGAGGATATGGACTTAGGCTCTGGCTTCTGGATCAGGAAGAACAGGAAGCTGCCTATCAGGCTTATGACCGTGAGAGCGATGAATACAGTCTGGCGATCCTTGTCTAATATGTGAACATGGCCATACCAGGCAAAATAAATATACATGTTCCCAAATAAAAAGCTGAACTGTAGCAAGGACCAGAAAATACCATAGTTCCTGCCAATGGTGACATCTGTAGAGTTGATGGTGAGTAGGTTACCCTGAGCAGTCCACAATATTGCAGCCGCTATTCCAACAACTACAGAGGCTGCGTAAAAACTCCAAGTGAAGGGTTGGATGAACGTGGCAATGTATCCACTGTATGCTAGTCCACTAAAGAACATGGAAAGTTGTGGTCCTATAACAGCCACTACCGAGGGAGCAATAAGGTTGGATGCAGAGAAAACTCCATAGATGATGGACATGCTTGTGTATCCACTCCCACTGAAGCCAGTGCTGTTGAAACTCTTGATCACAGTTTGCTCTATATTTCCACATGTTGAAAAAGCAGTGAACACGAACATAAATCCAAAGCCCAGGATTACGATGTTCAACAGTGTCTTTCCTTCTGGACTCATGTTTTTTAAGGTGGTGCCGTTTTATTTTGATGATCAGCTAGCTAGTTAATAAACCTCTGAAGTGGTCCACACGCCTCATCGAGTCGGGTGCTGCACTGTCTGTCTGACGAGTCCTCGTTTGTGCAATAACAAGGTGGAGATACCAGATGGACATTGCACCGAAACTGGCAACCTGCTGATAGTCGACAACGATAAGAAAACCGGAAGTTGAGTGATGAGATGCAACACCACACTAGCTGGGTAGAAACAAATTACTGTTAAGGCTGCGCAAAAGTGCTTCAAAACAGAGGTGCAACATCTCGAG
This window harbors:
- the LOC127908266 gene encoding UNC93-like protein MFSD11 — translated: MSPEGKTLLNIVILGFGFMFVFTAFSTCGNIEQTVIKSFNSTGFSGSGYTSMSIIYGVFSASNLIAPSVVAVIGPQLSMFFSGLAYSGYIATFIQPFTWSFYAASVVVGIAAAILWTAQGNLLTINSTDVTIGRNYGIFWSLLQFSFLFGNMYIYFAWYGHVHILDKDRQTVFIALTVISLIGSFLFFLIQKPEPKSISSDESESLLQAESSESASVVVVPQGLGSQALDAFRKALQLSVTKEMLLLSIFIAYTGLELTFYSGVYGTCIGAMTQFGDNAKSLIGLSGIFIGIGEILGGGMFGMLNKCNRFGRSPVVLLGLITHFVAFYLIFLNIASDAPLAPEEGTNLQAFITPSVELALLCSFLLGLGDSCINTQLLSIVGYMFQEDSAPAFAVFYLVQSIMAALAFFYSNYLLLHWQLLIMVLVGFLGTLSFFIAEWMVVSRRCDTDNNSI